TTCACTAATTATTGTAGTATCCATTTCTAACACATTTCTAACTTGTAATAAGTTATACGTAGGAATATGTTACTCTTAAGTTACTGTTTCACCTCCACATTCAACTGTTAAATGGCTTTCCACCTCCATTGGCCCAGTTTTTTATTGTTTAAAGTCTTGCTTCTGCAGAGTGCCCCATATCACTGGTTATTGCATCCCAGCGCACATTAGGATATCCTTGCTGTTTCCAAAATAGTAATTGTCCATTTACCTAAAACCCTGAAACTGTTAATGGGAGCTCACATCCGTTAATACGCTTATGTGAACTGTCGAAACTAAAAGTAACGATAATACTAATTAGACACCTCTGTTTACCATGTTACTGAGATATTGTTAACGCATTTATGACACGTGTTAAGAAGTCTCCTTTATGTAATTCTGGGGAATTAGACTGTTACACAATCAATGAGATGCCCGGGTTGGCTTAAATGCGATCCAATTGACTGATAGAATATGTTCTCCAGCATTAGATGTTGGGTAGCCAAATTTAacttggctggaattgcatgtaCACATGTAACACATCAATTACTAATGATGTCGTTCAGTCAGTCTAAGTTTGTTCATGTAATATTAGTCTTGTACTATCCCAAATGAATGAAGAACTGAGTTTATATGTGACTTGTTTTGGAACTCACTTCTCATCTGTTGTACTTATTTTTGCTCTTCCCAGGATGATGAAATTGCTGAATTGGAACAGTTATCAACCTTTGTCGAGGATTCTTTTTCAGATGGAGGCATTTCTCTGGACAAAGACTTCTGTAACGACAGTAAGAAGGATGACTCCTGTCGGCTCCGTAGATCAAACCGAGTTTCGGTCCGTAAGAATAGCAGCTCTTGCTCTGGTGAAAAGACAATGCCTCTCAGTCCTGGTACTGTTGTTCCTGAACGTGTAGGGAGCAAGCGCCCACAATCAGCAATTTTCAGTCAACAACCCACTTCAAATTTAACATCTCTTAGATCATGCAACATTAACGTCGAAAACCAACCAATGCCGAACTCCTATATAACATCAGAATCAGAGTATCTCGCAGAATCCCATTCACCATATATATCCAATGTTAATGGAaaagaacagaagaagatgaagaagggaaaaaagaatagaaaaagCAGCAGCCTGGTAAATGTTTGCATTGTGAGATAACAAAGACCTCACAATGGAGAGAAGCAATGGGTCGCGGAACCCTCTGTAATGCTTGCGGCGTTCGTTACAGGACAGGGAGGCTCTTCCCTGAATACCGTCCTAAAGCTAGTCCAAAATTTGTAGCTTCAATACACTCCAGCTCTCACAAGAAGGTTCTGGAACTGAGGGTCAAAGGTACACCTGCCATATGAGTTCAGCTCCAGCGTTCTTGCTAACTAGAAACGATTGCATATAG
This portion of the Papaver somniferum cultivar HN1 chromosome 11, ASM357369v1, whole genome shotgun sequence genome encodes:
- the LOC113324564 gene encoding uncharacterized protein LOC113324564, with protein sequence MSFSQSKFVHDDEIAELEQLSTFVEDSFSDGGISLDKDFCNDSKKDDSCRLRRSNRVSVRKNSSSCSGEKTMPLSPGTVVPERVGSKRPQSAIFSQQPTSNLTSLRSCNINVENQPMPNSYITSESEYLAESHSPYISNVNGKEQKKMKKGKKNRKSSSLLSQEGSGTEGQSWGWRGGKDKYMTNNMLAARDIDNLRRYLKCRIDGL